AGGAAATACATATAATGAAAGAAATATCTTGATTGAAAGCATTTGTTAACTTGCATTGTGTGTCTTTTTGCTTTACTTTTTGTTATGATTTGAAGCTTAGTTATGCATTCTTTCCATGACCATATATGAACCTAGCTGCTCCCTCTGTGTATACATGAGTTTCATTGTTTAGCCTGCCAATAGTATCATTCAATGTCTATCAGAATTAGACCACAAAATATGATtataacaacaacaagattATAGTAAGTTTAAGCCTTTCACTTACGAATTACGAACAGCTTTGCTCAAAGTTGATGATGACACAAATGTTTTTCCATCAAGATATCTATTCTCTTCAATAATCCTCTGTCTCATTCTGATATCTAATTCTTCAGCACTAAGGTCCAATGGAGAATCTGAAGCCTGTTATAGGCCAAGGAAAAATTAACATAGAATACTTAGCTTTGGTCATAAGAACTTgtcaaaacttcaaaatttatcGTCAATAGTCTATAATTTTACCAGGACCCATCCCCAAATATCAGCATAAGATGGGATATGAGCTGAATAAGGCACCACATCTGTAAACATGAAGAAAACATGTTAATATAATTTGACTTAATTATAGTTGTAAGTAGCATTATCATATCTTTGTCTAGGCAAATACTTACACTTGAAAACTTGTCTCAAGGTGTTGTAAATACATGAGAAAACTTCTGTGTGGCTGAATATTCCAGCAGGCCCTGCCTGCATaagaataataacaacaatattacaTTTTGTATTGTGTTTCTTTCACCTTATCAAGTTTTTAATACATATTATTGAAACAAGTATATCCTCCACCACCTACCTGTGTCACAAATATTCCACCTTTCTTCAGTTTTGGCTTAAGAGTGAGTTCATAGAAGTCTTTGGTGTAAAGTTTATAGCAAGGACCTCCTTCTATTGGATCAGCCAAATCACCAACTATTACATCATACTTCTCTTCTTTGCCTTCTAGTTCAGCCCTGCAACATCAAAAGTATAAATTTTAGAAATGACCATAATCATTATAGCTGTAATATATCAAATTAATCTTAGCAACTGACTTTGCGTCATTGATGACGACTTCAAGTCTCGAGTCATGGAATGCTTCCTTGTTTACAACTAAGTATGATTTGCAAAACTCCACCACCTCCTGCTTCCATCAAACATCAATACATTAAACTTTAACCACTCAAAATTGTGGGGGAAAAAAACTTATCAAAGTTAACATACCTCATCAATGTCACACATTACAACTTTATCTATAGTCTTGTGCCTGAGAAGTTCCCTTGCAGTAGATCCTTCTCCTCCTCCcataataaaaacattttttggcCTAGAAAGTGGAATGAAAAAtagataatgaaaaaaaatgttcaagTGCTGCTTAAATCACACAAGATCGATCATCAATTATTGAAGAAGAGTAGAGAGGATATACATAGGATGGTGAAGAAGAGCTGGATGAACAAGACATTCATGGTAGATAAATTCATCTGTTTCTGCACTCTGAAGCTTCCCATCGAGTACCAATGCCTGCAAAAGTATAATAACATAGTAGATAATTAAGTGGCTGgttaatttatattaataatacttttCTTATAAGTAAAGGTAACTTTCTGTTTTATATAAGAACCTTGCCAAAGGGCTTTGTGTCCAACAATGCAATGTCTTGGTACTGGCTAGCTCCTGTATGCAAGATGCTGCAGCCCCCACCAAAACAAAGAGAATAAAAAGTTAGAATCATTATAAAACATTTaacataaatttatataatagtGCTAAACATTGTATTGAGAAAGAGCAAACATATATATCTTAGTGTTTCATTTTAGTTGTGTTGTGTCTGCCTTTTTCATAGCCAAACAAAGGCAAAAAGAGCATTTAACTTTTAcatttctttacttttttttttttttccagcttaaaaaacaaaattttgtcgaCAAGAAAACTAGACATTAGGCGCagactaatattttatttttgtctcacTCATCATGAACCTTCTTGTTCCTTGGCTTCTATTATCTTTTCATGAACCTTCTAAAAAACTATAGTCttttagaaaaagaaacaacatGAACATGAATGAACTACCAAAGAGCCGCCATATATAAAGGAAGACAGAAGAACATTGTCTTTGACCACCTTATTGTTTATCTACTATAATATAAATGTAGAAAAGGCCAGTTTAGTTATGCTAAAGTACTAAACTATAATATGGTTGCAATAGATGAATATAATGAGTGAATGTATCATAAATACATAGTATACCTATTGAGAGCAAAGCACCATCTAAGGTTCTCTTCAATCTCTTCTTCATACCAACAACTCTTCCTATAACCATTAGGTGGTGAATGGCTTTTgtcatttccatttccatttgtGTAAGCTACTTCACCCATCTTTCCTTTGATGACAACTAAAAAGAACAGAACAAGAGAAAgtgtgaaagaagaagaagacgagAAAAGAGTAGTTTGTGATGTTATGGATGGATATGAGAATGAGAGATCGTATATAAGAAGGAGAAATGAAAGGGAAGTAATTATTGATAGCTAGGAAATCTAGCAAAGTGGAAGTGCTTCAGACTtgaaaaaagcaaaataaaatccTCATTGGTTTTCGTAAAGTACAATACATTACACACTGCGTGCGGGATTTCTTAGATTGATATTATACCCTCCCTAGTTAGGACCGTATCTTATCTTAAATTTCTTACTATTACTTTTGGTTTAGTACTGTTTTAACAACTTGTTTAAGACTAATTAACAGTACTATAGTagtaatattttatcaaaagcaTAATATCTACTACTAGTAGTAGTATACTTAGACTTTAATAAcaactttgttttattttatgtttgaattCATAACAAACACTACTTTAAACACAATCATTATCATTTGTCTGTAATTAGTAAGAGCACGATATAAAATTAGCAAGAGCAAGTGCAGTGTTTTGCATTGTACATGGAAGGAAAAATAAAGTCTAAGACACTTAATTGGTGGGGTAAATATGATAGATTTATTTCCCTAAGACatactattattataagatagataaaatttaattagtacttaaaaaaaaaaatatgcctGATATTTAAGATTTGACAGCGTGGAAGTTGTCCATATAGCTTAGGCATGCGAAAGTATATGAAGGCAGGCACGTATTGATGgtatgcatgatgatatgtaaTGATGCTAATGCAGCAATTTGTCACGCAGATGATGGAGTGGAATGGATATTATTCATATTAGTTATAAAATAAGAAGTAGGAAAAGGATAAAATAGGATGATTAATATATAGTGGGAGTGACAATTACCGAAAATTGGGGTAAATTCTTAGTGTTGGAAAATGTGTGCAAATAAAATGTTGGTTTTGTGAGTGAAAAATAAGTAGAGCGTGCATAAGATACAATCATGTATATTCtctttgttgtttcaaaaagcTACTATGAAGAGAGAGCTACGCGTGCCTATTCATCATCActatcaccatcatcatcatcatcatcataattcaaaccctaattcatCATATTTCCATTTCAACCCCACCGTAACTATAACAAATATTAACCATTGCCACTGTTCTTGTTTCTGCCCCTTCTTATGTTATCATGTTGCATTGGACATGTTCACTTTGTGGGTCCctaatgtttgttttgttttgttgatgtaAGGTTGCCATCAGCATGATGTTTccacatataaatatatcatgttGTTGAGTTTAGTTTGTGAGTTAGAAgaccaatataaaaaaatgggtGTTGAACAATTTTTCAGAGTTTGCTCAACCATTCTATCTTCATTTATTGGTCTATTTGTTAGAGATTTAGACGCAAGTGgaagataagtttttttttttaattttttttttatcaaaacaataaaatataaaagacagGAGAAGCCTGAACCAATACAACATGGTCGCATAGTGTAAAAtctataaaaagagaaaatgaatcTATTCCAAGAAAGGAAAGACCTTAAGGAAAGAGGTGTCAAAGACAACCATTGTAAAAAACTAGACAAATTATGACCATTCATGGCCAAACCACAGCTAAAAGACTACCCTCTctgaaatttgaaca
Above is a genomic segment from Medicago truncatula cultivar Jemalong A17 chromosome 5, MtrunA17r5.0-ANR, whole genome shotgun sequence containing:
- the LOC11439099 gene encoding thermospermine synthase ACAULIS5, coding for MGEVAYTNGNGNDKSHSPPNGYRKSCWYEEEIEENLRWCFALNSILHTGASQYQDIALLDTKPFGKALVLDGKLQSAETDEFIYHECLVHPALLHHPMPKNVFIMGGGEGSTARELLRHKTIDKVVMCDIDEEVVEFCKSYLVVNKEAFHDSRLEVVINDAKAELEGKEEKYDVIVGDLADPIEGGPCYKLYTKDFYELTLKPKLKKGGIFVTQAGPAGIFSHTEVFSCIYNTLRQVFKYVVPYSAHIPSYADIWGWVLASDSPLDLSAEELDIRMRQRIIEENRYLDGKTFVSSSTLSKAVRNSLNNETHVYTEGAARFIYGHGKNA